A window from Nevskia ramosa DSM 11499 encodes these proteins:
- the argC gene encoding N-acetyl-gamma-glutamyl-phosphate reductase produces MIEVGIVGGTGYTGAELLRLLSAHPGVRVRVLTSRAEAGKRADVWFPHLRGRCDLSFTAPDDDALAACQAVFFATPHATSMKLAPALIKRGVRVVDLSADYRIRDAHVFKRWYAHDHASPELLAEAVYGLPEVNREAIRGARLVAAAGCYPTATQLGFLPLIEAGLVDASRLIADCKSGVSGAGREAKVGSLFAEAADSMMAYGVAGHRHLPEIEQGLTRAANGPVKLTFVPHLTPMIRGIHATLYATLLKTDTDLQALYEARYRDEPFVDVMPKGSHPETRSVRGSNLCRIAVHRPGDGDTVVVLSAIDNLVKGAAGQAVQCFNLMFGFDERMALDAAPLAP; encoded by the coding sequence GTGATCGAAGTCGGAATTGTCGGCGGCACCGGATACACCGGCGCCGAATTGCTCAGGCTGTTGTCGGCGCACCCGGGCGTGCGCGTGCGCGTGCTGACCTCCCGTGCCGAGGCTGGCAAGCGCGCCGACGTCTGGTTCCCGCATCTGCGCGGCCGTTGCGATCTGAGCTTCACTGCGCCCGATGACGACGCGCTCGCCGCTTGCCAGGCTGTGTTCTTCGCAACGCCGCATGCGACTTCGATGAAGCTGGCGCCGGCGCTGATCAAGCGCGGTGTTCGTGTCGTTGATCTGTCGGCCGACTACCGCATTCGCGATGCCCATGTGTTCAAGCGCTGGTACGCGCACGACCACGCCAGCCCGGAACTGCTGGCCGAAGCCGTCTACGGCCTGCCGGAAGTCAATCGTGAGGCGATCCGCGGCGCGCGGTTGGTTGCGGCTGCCGGCTGCTATCCGACGGCGACCCAGCTCGGCTTTCTGCCGTTGATCGAAGCGGGGCTGGTCGATGCCAGCCGGCTGATCGCCGACTGCAAGTCCGGCGTCAGTGGCGCCGGCCGGGAAGCGAAAGTCGGTTCGCTGTTCGCCGAAGCAGCCGATTCGATGATGGCTTACGGCGTCGCCGGTCATCGTCATCTGCCGGAAATCGAGCAGGGACTGACGCGCGCTGCGAATGGCCCGGTCAAGCTGACCTTCGTGCCGCATCTCACGCCGATGATCCGGGGCATCCACGCAACGCTCTACGCGACCCTGCTGAAGACCGACACCGACCTGCAAGCCTTGTATGAAGCCCGTTATCGCGATGAGCCGTTCGTCGATGTGATGCCGAAGGGCTCGCATCCCGAAACGCGCTCGGTGCGCGGCTCGAATCTGTGCCGGATTGCCGTGCATCGGCCGGGTGATGGCGATACGGTGGTGGTGCTGTCTGCGATCGACAATCTGGTCAAGGGCGCAGCTGGCCAGGCCGTGCAGTGCTTCAACCTGATGTTCGGTTTCGACGAACGCATGGCGCTCGACGCCGCGCCGCTCGCGCCCTGA
- a CDS encoding (2Fe-2S)-binding protein, whose translation MIICVCKAVSDKTIRRTVERGDAISLRDLTRETGLGTCCGKCVPAARSTLAQALSALPRSSSVLGSQELSAQAAC comes from the coding sequence ATGATCATTTGCGTCTGCAAAGCCGTCTCCGACAAGACCATTCGCCGCACGGTGGAGCGTGGCGATGCGATCTCGTTGCGTGATCTGACCCGCGAAACCGGCCTTGGCACTTGCTGCGGCAAATGCGTGCCGGCGGCTCGTTCGACGCTTGCGCAGGCTTTGTCCGCGCTGCCGCGTTCGTCATCGGTCCTTGGCAGCCAAGAGCTTTCGGCCCAAGCTGCCTGCTGA
- the hemJ gene encoding protoporphyrinogen oxidase HemJ — protein sequence MLWIKAFHVIFMVSWFAGLFYLPRLFVYHCDVSDEAGHARFLIMERKLYGITTIGMIGTWVFALTLLVMNPAYLHSGGWLHLKIALAVVLSGYHGWLKTVIRKFAANANTRSHKFYRLINEVPAVLLIAIVILVVVKPF from the coding sequence ATGCTCTGGATCAAGGCGTTTCATGTGATTTTCATGGTGTCCTGGTTTGCCGGGCTGTTCTATCTGCCGCGGCTGTTCGTCTATCACTGCGACGTCAGCGACGAAGCCGGCCACGCACGCTTCCTGATCATGGAACGAAAGCTGTACGGAATCACGACGATCGGCATGATCGGCACCTGGGTCTTCGCGCTGACCCTGCTGGTGATGAATCCGGCCTACCTGCATTCCGGCGGCTGGCTGCATCTGAAGATCGCGCTGGCGGTGGTCTTGTCCGGCTATCACGGCTGGCTGAAAACGGTGATCCGGAAGTTTGCCGCCAACGCCAACACGCGCAGCCACAAGTTCTACCGGCTGATCAACGAAGTGCCGGCCGTCCTGCTGATCGCGATCGTGATCCTGGTCGTCGTCAAGCCGTTCTGA
- the bfr gene encoding bacterioferritin, with protein MRGDAKVLEFLNQALKNELTAVNQYFLHARIFGNWGLKKLEKYEFGESIDEMKHADKLIKRILFLNGLPNLQDLGKLYIGEDVKEILECDLKLEYEAHPLYRDGIAQCELVKDYVTRELLVEIQESEEHHIDWIEEQLGLIEKIGVQNYMQSAMGEIGES; from the coding sequence ATGCGCGGCGACGCCAAAGTTCTCGAATTCCTGAATCAAGCCCTGAAGAACGAGCTCACGGCCGTCAATCAGTATTTTCTGCATGCCCGCATCTTCGGCAATTGGGGCCTCAAGAAGCTCGAAAAATACGAGTTTGGCGAATCCATCGACGAGATGAAGCATGCCGACAAGCTGATCAAGCGCATCCTGTTCTTGAATGGCCTGCCGAACCTGCAGGACCTCGGCAAGCTGTACATCGGCGAGGACGTGAAGGAAATCCTCGAATGCGATCTCAAGCTGGAATACGAGGCGCATCCGCTGTATCGCGACGGTATTGCCCAGTGCGAACTGGTCAAGGATTACGTGACGCGCGAGTTGCTGGTCGAGATCCAGGAAAGCGAGGAGCACCACATCGACTGGATCGAGGAACAACTTGGCCTGATCGAGAAGATCGGCGTCCAGAACTACATGCAGTCGGCGATGGGCGAGATCGGCGAAAGCTGA
- a CDS encoding RNA pyrophosphohydrolase, which yields MIDADGFRPNVGIILTHVDGRVLWAKRIGQDAWQFPQGGIKFGETPEAALYRELEEELGLKAEHVECLGVTSGWLSYRLPSRLVRRGRRPVCIGQKQKWFLLRLTSCESMVCFDKCDRPEFDHWRWVDYWHPLSEVVSFKREVYSGALRELAPLIGAPSQPLAASASKPQPDQARP from the coding sequence GTGATTGACGCCGATGGCTTTCGACCCAACGTCGGGATCATCCTGACGCACGTCGACGGCCGCGTGCTGTGGGCGAAGCGGATTGGCCAGGATGCCTGGCAGTTTCCGCAGGGCGGCATCAAGTTCGGCGAGACACCAGAGGCCGCGCTCTATCGCGAGCTGGAAGAGGAGCTGGGCCTGAAGGCCGAGCACGTCGAATGTCTGGGCGTGACCTCCGGCTGGCTCAGTTATCGCCTGCCATCACGGCTGGTGCGACGCGGACGGCGGCCGGTGTGCATCGGCCAGAAGCAGAAGTGGTTTCTGCTCCGGCTGACCAGCTGCGAATCGATGGTCTGCTTCGATAAATGCGACCGGCCGGAGTTCGACCATTGGCGCTGGGTCGATTACTGGCATCCCTTGAGCGAAGTGGTGTCGTTCAAGCGTGAGGTCTACAGCGGCGCGCTGCGTGAACTGGCACCACTGATCGGAGCGCCAAGCCAGCCGCTGGCAGCATCCGCGTCGAAACCGCAGCCGGATCAGGCGCGCCCTTAG